Proteins encoded together in one Telopea speciosissima isolate NSW1024214 ecotype Mountain lineage chromosome 6, Tspe_v1, whole genome shotgun sequence window:
- the LOC122663724 gene encoding auxin-responsive protein SAUR32-like: protein MGSGDKQLMNFQMQLWHQHGKKDQKVIPKGYLAIMVGQGDEQERFVIPVTYINHPLFIQLLKEAEDEYGFEQKGTITIPCEVQEFRYVQGIIDRENKSLHHHHHHHHNNHLHYLPLHVVGCFRA, encoded by the coding sequence ATGGGTAGCGGAGACAAACAGCTGATGAACTTTCAGATGCAGTTGTGGCATCAGCATGGGAAGAAGGATCAGAAGGTCATCCCAAAGGGGTACCTTGCGATTATGGTGGGTCAAGGAGATGAACAGGAGAGGTTCGTGATTCCTGTCACGTACATCAACCATCCTCTGTTCATACAATTGCTAAAGGAAGCAGAGGACGAATATGGATTTGAGCAGAAGGGCACCATCACCATCCCTTGTGAAGTGCAAGAATTTCGGTACGTGCAGGGTATCATCGATAGAGAGAATAAGTcacttcaccaccaccaccaccaccaccacaacaacCATCTTCATTATCTTCCTCTTCATGTTGTTGGGTGTTTCAGGGCTTGA
- the LOC122666106 gene encoding uncharacterized protein LOC122666106, whose protein sequence is MVPPSSLLNPVFDLTTLSFIFVFLLFSLFSLVFIFYFRLKTRNSDHLREFSSLWTIRTLLVSFITLWALTETLRLPVLFFRRYPFIFSFFSPLTLIQQSNLCKIHVVLSLGLFEPGFFATLLFLVNVSVRKRNPTDTFATAFSIVSACCIPILVFQVLFVFFPTTFNHFGLPESLSRSFVLVSDGTGGNIALCTYPLFSSISFGAFGIVYVLSFLLSCWRLISLVINKGLRLRIYTLALAVLLTLPIQIVFLVISVLWNPDDTVFQGLALLVFLCMLSCAVVGVGILVIRPIFDALAVASIEASWCSRRNGHDLLPPSADVAEKPGVLG, encoded by the coding sequence ATGGTCCCACCATCATCGTTACTCAACCCGGTCTTCGATCTCAccaccctttccttcatctttgtCTTCCTgctcttttccctcttctcccttgtcttcatcttctacttccGCCTCAAGACCCGAAACTCCGACCACCTCAGGGAGTTTAGTTCCCTCTGGACTATTCGCACCCTCCTCGTCTCCTTCATCACGCTTTGGGCACTCACCGAGACCCTACGCCTCCCTGTCCTCTTTTTCCGCCGTTATCCattcattttttccttcttctctcctctcacCCTGATCCAACAGTCCAACCTCTGCAAGATCCACGTCGTCCTCTCATTGGGTCTCTTTGAGCCTGGATTCTTTGCCACCCTCCTCTTCCTCGTCAACGTCTCCGTCAGGAAGAGGAACCCCACCGACACCTTCGCCACCGCATTCTCCATCGTCTCCGCCTGCTGCATCCCCATACTCGTCTTCCAGGTCCTCTTCGTGTTCTTCCCAACCACCTTCAACCACTTTGGTCTCCCCGAGAGCCTCAGCCGCAGCTTCGTCCTCGTCTCCGACGGTACCGGCGGCAACATCGCCCTCTGCACCTACCCTCTCTTTAGTTCCATCTCCTTCGGCGCATTCGGGATTGTGTACGTGCTTTCCTTCCTGCTCTCTTGTTGGAGGCTAATCTCCCTCGTCATCAACAAGGGCCTGCGTCTTCGGATCTACACGCTTGCCCTGGCGGTGCTGCTGACGCTGCCCATCCAGATCGTATTCCTTGTAATCTCTGTGCTTTGGAACCCAGATGACACAGTCTTCCAGGGGCTCGCTCTGCTTGTGTTCCTCTGCATGCTATCGTGCGCCGTGGTGGGAGTGGGCATCCTCGTCATCAGGCCCATCTTCGACGCGCTCGCAGTCGCGTCGATTGAGGCTTCCTGGTGCTCCAGACGCAACGGCCACGACCTCCTTCCTCCGTCTGCTGACGTGGCTGAGAAACCGGGAGTATTGGGTTAA